In the genome of Altererythrobacter sp. TH136, one region contains:
- the radA gene encoding DNA repair protein RadA, with translation MVKTKRRYVCQACGSVSSRWQGQCADCAEWNTLIEDAPATVFSLKHDLSAGGRAIKFEALNTPTEPLVRLPTGLAEFDRALGGGLVPGSAILMGGDPGIGKSTLLLQSAGAVARTGAGVVYVSGEEAAGQVRMRAGRLGLSDAPIKLASATGVRDILTTLGQSAPPALLVIDSIQTMHSDTIEGAPGTVSQVRGCAFELIRYAKENGVALVLVGHVTKDGSIAGPRVLEHMVDVVMSFEGERSHQYRILRALKNRFGAIDEIGVFAMAGAGLEEVANPSLLFLTGRDEPLAGSAVFPALEGTRPVLVEIQALIVRLQSGATPRRAVVGWDTGRLAMLLAVLESRCGLNFSSAEVYLNVAGGYRLSDPAADLAVAAALVSALADKPLATHAVWFGEVSLAGEIRPVSHAGLRLREAAKLGFNLGFGPADVEPGSSGLNYRGLRRLGNLVDRVVAEA, from the coding sequence ATGGTCAAGACGAAGCGGCGATACGTATGCCAGGCCTGCGGTTCGGTCAGCAGCCGCTGGCAGGGGCAGTGCGCCGATTGCGCGGAGTGGAACACTCTAATCGAGGATGCGCCCGCTACGGTGTTTTCGCTGAAGCACGACCTGTCGGCGGGCGGGCGCGCGATCAAGTTCGAGGCGCTCAATACGCCGACGGAGCCGCTGGTGCGGCTGCCCACCGGTCTGGCCGAGTTCGACCGTGCGCTGGGCGGCGGGCTGGTGCCCGGTTCCGCCATCCTGATGGGCGGCGATCCGGGGATCGGCAAGTCGACCCTGTTGCTGCAATCGGCCGGAGCGGTGGCCCGAACGGGCGCTGGCGTGGTCTATGTCAGTGGAGAAGAGGCCGCGGGGCAGGTCCGTATGCGTGCAGGCCGGCTGGGCTTGTCGGACGCGCCGATCAAGCTCGCGTCGGCCACCGGTGTGCGCGATATCCTTACCACCCTGGGGCAGTCGGCACCGCCTGCGCTGCTGGTCATTGATTCGATCCAGACGATGCACTCCGACACGATCGAGGGGGCGCCGGGGACGGTCAGCCAGGTTCGCGGGTGCGCGTTCGAGCTGATCCGCTACGCCAAGGAGAATGGCGTCGCGCTGGTACTGGTGGGCCACGTGACCAAGGACGGGTCGATCGCCGGGCCCCGCGTGCTCGAACATATGGTCGATGTGGTGATGAGCTTCGAAGGGGAGCGCAGCCACCAGTACCGCATCCTTCGCGCGCTTAAGAACCGGTTCGGCGCGATCGACGAGATCGGCGTTTTCGCGATGGCAGGGGCGGGGCTGGAAGAAGTCGCCAACCCGTCGCTGCTGTTCCTTACCGGGCGCGACGAACCGCTGGCGGGCAGCGCGGTGTTCCCCGCCCTGGAGGGTACCCGGCCGGTGCTGGTGGAGATCCAGGCGCTGATCGTGCGCCTGCAATCGGGCGCTACCCCGCGCCGCGCGGTCGTGGGCTGGGACACGGGGCGGCTAGCGATGCTGCTGGCGGTGCTGGAATCGCGCTGCGGGCTGAATTTCAGCTCGGCCGAGGTCTATCTGAACGTCGCGGGCGGCTATCGCCTGTCGGACCCAGCCGCCGACCTTGCAGTGGCCGCCGCGCTGGTTTCCGCGCTGGCGGACAAGCCGCTGGCGACCCACGCCGTGTGGTTCGGCGAGGTGTCGCTGGCGGGTGAAATACGCCCGGTGTCACACGCCGGGCTGCGCTTGCGCGAAGCGGCAAAGCTGGGTTTCAACCTTGGTTTCGGGCCGGCCGATGTCGAGCCGGGTTCATCCGGACTTAACTATCGCGGGCTACGGCGGCTGGGCAATCTCGTTGACCGGGTCGTGGCAGAGGCATAG
- a CDS encoding patatin-like protein, whose product MRQKELRIALICYGGVSLAVYMHGVTKELWHLARASRDYHGDGPERGGVSAVYRDLLTTMESRHGLRLRVLPDIVTGASAGGINAVFLAQAIHSGHSLEPLTELWLANADVERLLDPDARPWSWAAKLWAMPLVWWLLRRPGNVVSESVAPETRAEVRRKVSHLVRSRWFEPPFSGDGFSALLFDALMEVSAGEPDAPLLPPGHPLDLMVTATDFRGFLSLLRLNSPPTVEESEHRMPIAFRSKTPPGGGENVAEPLELTMAARATASFPGAFPPLRLEEIDRLAAARGRRWNGRGAFLDRIMPVHVRQGSEAHVSLIDGSVLINAPFAAARGALTSRSAQREVDRRFVYIDPRPDRFGSLEQSIDRPVGFFGAIFGSLSTIPREQPIRDNLEALERQSREAVRLARIVKALRPEVEGAVDKLFGMTLFLDRPTPKRLAAWRTKAQQAAADRAGYAFQAYAQTKVAGIIDTLAQVVLAAAPALLLPDAEPIALRLRRELDERGLFSLADGGGGLSEAAVAFLRAHDLAFRVRRLRLIARRLSIDWEADETIPDTALEAAREAIYDILALYFAQESGTNLGDDFAVLAGKVMSDPGAVLDALAARRLLPEVDAEAEERLSAALDEMPKELRRRVLLTYLGFPFYDAATLPLLQNEGLTEFDAVKVDRISPEDARSIRAGGTKATLRGTEFYNFGAFFSRAYRENDYLWGRLHGAERMIDLVASTVENFSDGELAAFKQRAFLAVLDEEDGRLTADPGLIARIRSEVLAA is encoded by the coding sequence ATGCGTCAGAAGGAACTCCGCATCGCGCTGATCTGCTATGGCGGGGTCAGCTTGGCGGTGTACATGCACGGGGTCACCAAGGAACTGTGGCACTTGGCCCGCGCCAGCCGCGACTATCATGGCGACGGGCCGGAACGGGGCGGCGTCAGTGCGGTCTACCGTGATCTCCTGACCACCATGGAAAGCCGTCACGGCCTGCGCCTGCGGGTGCTGCCGGACATCGTCACGGGGGCGAGCGCCGGCGGCATCAACGCAGTGTTCCTCGCGCAGGCGATCCATTCAGGCCACAGCCTGGAACCGCTGACCGAGCTGTGGCTGGCCAACGCCGATGTCGAACGCCTGCTCGATCCCGATGCCCGGCCATGGTCGTGGGCGGCCAAGCTGTGGGCGATGCCGCTCGTGTGGTGGTTGCTGCGCCGGCCAGGCAACGTGGTCAGCGAAAGCGTGGCCCCGGAAACCCGCGCCGAAGTGCGGCGCAAGGTATCCCACCTCGTGCGCAGCCGATGGTTCGAACCGCCCTTCTCAGGCGACGGATTTTCGGCGTTGCTGTTCGATGCGCTGATGGAAGTGAGCGCGGGCGAGCCGGATGCGCCCTTGCTGCCGCCCGGACACCCGCTGGACCTGATGGTGACCGCCACCGACTTTCGTGGTTTCCTGTCGCTCCTGCGCCTGAACAGCCCGCCAACCGTCGAGGAGAGCGAGCACCGGATGCCCATCGCCTTTCGCAGCAAGACGCCGCCCGGCGGAGGCGAGAACGTGGCTGAACCGCTTGAACTGACGATGGCGGCACGCGCCACTGCGAGCTTCCCCGGCGCCTTTCCTCCGCTGCGGCTCGAGGAGATCGACCGGCTCGCGGCGGCGCGCGGGCGGCGGTGGAATGGGCGTGGCGCGTTTCTCGACCGGATCATGCCCGTGCACGTGCGCCAGGGCAGCGAGGCGCATGTATCGCTGATCGACGGGTCGGTGCTGATCAACGCCCCGTTCGCCGCCGCCCGCGGCGCGCTGACGTCGCGCTCGGCCCAGCGCGAAGTGGACCGGCGGTTTGTCTATATCGATCCCCGCCCCGACCGGTTCGGTTCACTGGAACAATCGATCGATCGGCCGGTGGGCTTTTTCGGGGCAATCTTCGGCTCACTCTCGACCATTCCGCGCGAACAGCCGATCCGCGACAACCTGGAGGCGCTGGAGCGACAGTCACGGGAGGCGGTGCGGTTGGCTCGCATCGTCAAGGCATTGCGCCCGGAAGTCGAAGGCGCGGTCGACAAGCTGTTCGGCATGACCCTGTTCCTCGACCGCCCCACACCCAAACGCCTCGCCGCCTGGCGCACCAAGGCGCAGCAGGCCGCCGCCGACCGCGCCGGGTATGCCTTCCAGGCCTATGCGCAGACCAAGGTGGCCGGGATCATCGACACCCTCGCGCAAGTGGTGCTGGCGGCCGCACCTGCCCTGCTGCTGCCCGATGCGGAGCCGATCGCGCTGCGGCTTCGGCGTGAACTCGACGAGCGGGGGCTGTTCTCGCTGGCGGACGGCGGAGGCGGGCTGAGCGAAGCAGCGGTGGCGTTCCTGCGCGCGCACGATCTCGCATTCCGAGTCCGCCGCCTGCGCCTGATTGCGCGGCGCCTGTCGATCGACTGGGAAGCGGACGAGACGATCCCCGACACCGCGCTGGAGGCGGCGCGAGAGGCGATCTACGACATCCTCGCGCTCTACTTCGCGCAGGAGAGCGGCACCAACCTTGGCGACGACTTCGCGGTTCTGGCGGGCAAGGTGATGAGCGATCCGGGCGCTGTGCTTGATGCTCTGGCCGCGCGGCGGTTGCTGCCCGAGGTCGACGCCGAGGCGGAGGAGCGGCTTTCCGCGGCCCTCGACGAGATGCCCAAGGAGCTTCGCCGGCGTGTGTTGCTCACCTACCTTGGGTTCCCGTTCTATGATGCCGCGACGCTGCCGTTGTTGCAGAACGAAGGCCTCACCGAATTCGACGCGGTCAAGGTCGATCGGATCAGTCCGGAAGACGCCCGATCGATTCGCGCAGGCGGCACGAAGGCCACCCTACGCGGGACCGAGTTCTACAATTTCGGTGCGTTCTTCAGCCGCGCCTATCGTGAGAACGATTACCTGTGGGGTCGGCTGCACGGAGCGGAACGCATGATCGATCTGGTCGCCTCGACCGTAGAGAACTTCAGCGACGGCGAACTGGCTGCGTTCAAGCAGCGCGCGTTCCTCGCGGTGCTGGACGAGGAAGATGGCCGCCTCACCGCCGACCCCGGCTTGATCGCCCGCATCAGGAGTGAGGTGCTGGCCGCTTAG
- the dnaJ gene encoding molecular chaperone DnaJ, whose amino-acid sequence MSTAEIDFYEVLGVARDADGATIKSAYRKLAMQFHPDRNAGCKDNEDKFKAVSAAYECLKDPQKRAAYDRYGHAAFQGGMGGGAGHGQDFGDIGDIFETIFGSAFGGGGRTQARRGADLRYDMEITLDQAFHGESREIEIEVSQSCDSCHGSGATPGTGARRCNLCSGHGKVRAKQGFFVVERPCPNCHGAGEVIESPCRSCSGEGRIDLPQKLEVNVPPGVDTGTRIRLAGKGEAGPRGAPPGDLYIFVHVRPHAVFQREGTTLLTRCPISFTSAALGDTLEIPDLGGETHQVSVPAGIQSGKQLRVRGAGMPVLQGRGRGDLVVEIAVETPTKLTKAQRDLLQQFRDTETGDECPESRGFFDKLKNAFGG is encoded by the coding sequence ATGTCGACCGCTGAAATCGATTTCTACGAGGTGCTCGGGGTCGCCCGCGACGCTGACGGCGCCACGATCAAGAGCGCCTACCGCAAGCTGGCGATGCAGTTCCATCCCGACCGTAATGCCGGGTGCAAGGATAACGAGGACAAGTTCAAGGCCGTTTCGGCCGCGTACGAGTGCCTGAAGGACCCGCAGAAGCGCGCTGCCTACGACCGGTACGGCCACGCTGCCTTTCAGGGCGGCATGGGCGGGGGCGCCGGCCACGGCCAGGATTTCGGCGACATCGGCGACATTTTCGAGACGATCTTTGGCAGCGCCTTTGGCGGTGGGGGGCGTACCCAGGCCCGGCGCGGTGCGGACTTGCGCTACGACATGGAGATCACGCTCGATCAGGCGTTTCACGGCGAAAGCCGCGAGATCGAGATCGAGGTCAGCCAGTCCTGCGATAGCTGCCACGGGTCAGGCGCCACTCCCGGCACCGGGGCCCGGCGCTGCAACCTGTGTTCCGGGCACGGCAAGGTCCGCGCCAAGCAGGGCTTTTTCGTGGTCGAGCGCCCGTGCCCCAACTGCCACGGGGCCGGCGAGGTGATCGAGAGTCCTTGCCGCTCGTGCAGCGGTGAAGGGCGCATCGACCTGCCGCAAAAGCTGGAAGTGAATGTCCCTCCCGGGGTCGATACCGGCACCCGCATTAGGCTCGCCGGCAAGGGCGAGGCGGGACCGCGTGGCGCGCCTCCGGGCGACCTGTACATCTTTGTCCATGTCCGGCCTCACGCGGTATTCCAGCGCGAAGGCACGACCTTGCTCACCCGCTGCCCGATCAGCTTCACCAGCGCGGCGCTTGGCGACACGCTTGAGATTCCCGATCTTGGCGGCGAAACGCACCAGGTTTCCGTTCCCGCGGGCATCCAGTCGGGCAAGCAGCTGCGAGTGCGCGGCGCAGGGATGCCGGTATTACAGGGCCGCGGCCGGGGCGACCTGGTGGTCGAGATTGCCGTCGAGACCCCGACCAAGCTGACCAAGGCCCAGCGCGACCTGCTTCAGCAGTTCCGGGACACCGAGACGGGTGACGAGTGTCCCGAGAGCCGCGGTTTCTTCGACAAGCTGAAGAACGCGTTTGGGGGCTAA
- the dnaK gene encoding molecular chaperone DnaK: MAKVIGIDLGTTNSCVAVMDGGKPKVIENSEGARTTPSIVAFTKDGERLIGQPAKRQAVTNGDNTIFAVKRLIGRRFDDPVTRKDTELVPYTIVKGKNGDAWVQAGGEDYSPSQISAFTLQKMKETAESYLGEKVTQAVITVPAYFNDAQRQATKDAGQIAGLEVLRIINEPTAAALAYGLEKNDGKTIAVYDLGGGTFDVSILEIGDGVFEVKSTNGDTFLGGEDFDNSIVEWLADQFKKKENMDLRTDKLALQRLKEAAEKAKIELSSAQTTEINLPFITARMEGGSTTPLHLVETISRADLEKMVGSLIERTKEPMKKALADAGLKASDIDDVVLVGGMTRMPRVREFVKEFFGKEPHTGVNPDEVVAMGAAIQAGVLQGDVKDVLLLDVTPLSLGIETLGGIMTRMIDRNTTIPTKKSQTYSTAEDNQQAVTIRVFQGEREMAQDNKLLGQFDLVGIPSAPRGVPQIEVTFDIDANGIVNVSAKDKGTGKEQQIRIQASGGLSDKDIDQMVKDAEKFAEEDKKRRASAEARNQADSLVHATEKQLSEHGDKIDADLKSQVESAIAETKTALEGDDADAINGKAQALTDLAMKLGQAIYSQEQASAQGSDGTEAASESSSDEDVVDAEFSEVDEDAKN, translated from the coding sequence ATGGCAAAAGTTATCGGGATCGACCTCGGCACCACCAATTCCTGCGTCGCGGTCATGGACGGCGGCAAGCCCAAGGTCATCGAGAATTCGGAAGGCGCGCGCACCACGCCCTCGATCGTCGCCTTCACGAAGGACGGCGAACGGCTGATCGGTCAGCCGGCCAAGCGCCAGGCCGTCACCAACGGCGACAACACCATTTTCGCGGTCAAGCGCCTCATCGGCCGCCGCTTCGATGACCCGGTGACCCGGAAGGACACCGAGCTGGTCCCCTATACGATCGTCAAGGGCAAGAATGGCGACGCGTGGGTCCAGGCCGGCGGCGAGGATTACTCCCCCAGCCAGATCAGCGCCTTCACCCTGCAGAAGATGAAGGAAACCGCCGAAAGCTATCTGGGCGAAAAGGTCACTCAAGCGGTGATTACCGTGCCGGCGTACTTCAACGACGCGCAGCGCCAGGCGACCAAGGACGCCGGCCAGATCGCCGGCCTTGAAGTGCTGCGCATCATCAACGAGCCGACCGCAGCCGCGCTCGCCTATGGCCTGGAAAAGAACGACGGCAAGACCATCGCGGTCTACGACCTTGGCGGCGGCACGTTCGACGTCTCAATCCTCGAGATCGGCGACGGCGTGTTCGAGGTGAAGAGCACCAACGGCGACACCTTCCTCGGCGGTGAAGACTTCGACAATTCGATCGTCGAATGGCTGGCTGACCAGTTCAAGAAGAAGGAGAACATGGATCTCCGCACCGACAAGCTGGCCCTGCAGCGGCTCAAGGAAGCCGCCGAAAAGGCCAAGATCGAGCTGTCGAGCGCACAGACCACCGAGATCAACCTTCCCTTCATCACCGCGCGCATGGAAGGCGGCAGCACCACGCCGCTTCACCTGGTCGAAACGATCAGCCGCGCCGATCTGGAGAAGATGGTTGGCAGCCTGATCGAACGTACGAAAGAGCCGATGAAGAAGGCATTGGCCGATGCCGGCCTCAAGGCCAGCGACATCGATGACGTCGTGCTCGTCGGCGGCATGACCCGCATGCCCCGCGTGCGCGAGTTCGTGAAGGAGTTCTTCGGCAAGGAACCGCACACCGGCGTAAACCCGGACGAGGTTGTCGCGATGGGCGCGGCGATCCAGGCGGGCGTGCTGCAGGGCGACGTGAAGGACGTGCTGCTGCTCGACGTGACGCCGCTGTCGCTCGGCATCGAGACGCTGGGCGGCATCATGACCCGGATGATCGATCGCAACACGACCATCCCCACGAAGAAGAGCCAGACCTACTCGACGGCCGAGGACAACCAGCAGGCGGTGACCATCCGCGTGTTCCAGGGCGAACGTGAGATGGCGCAGGACAACAAGCTGCTTGGTCAGTTCGACCTTGTCGGCATCCCGTCGGCGCCGCGCGGCGTGCCGCAGATCGAAGTCACGTTTGACATCGACGCCAACGGCATCGTCAACGTTTCGGCCAAGGACAAGGGCACGGGCAAGGAACAGCAGATCCGCATCCAGGCCTCGGGCGGGCTCAGCGACAAGGACATCGACCAGATGGTCAAGGATGCCGAGAAGTTCGCTGAAGAGGACAAGAAGCGGCGCGCCTCGGCTGAAGCACGCAACCAGGCCGATAGCCTGGTGCACGCGACCGAGAAGCAATTGTCCGAGCATGGCGACAAGATCGACGCCGATCTCAAGAGCCAGGTCGAAAGCGCGATCGCGGAAACCAAGACCGCGCTGGAAGGCGACGATGCCGACGCCATCAATGGCAAGGCGCAGGCGCTGACCGATCTCGCCATGAAGTTGGGCCAGGCGATCTACAGCCAGGAACAGGCTTCGGCGCAGGGCTCCGATGGGACCGAGGCGGCGTCGGAAAGCAGTTCCGACGAGGACGTGGTCGACGCCGAATTCTCGGAAGTCGACGAAGACGCCAAGAACTGA
- a CDS encoding copper chaperone PCu(A)C, which produces MPGKLFAVALMGAALTLSGCGESPEQPAATDAVGIPGMKISNARMVLAPVAGNPAAVYFDLAYDGDRQVALNRAEVTGANSAAFHDYAEFEDIRQMQEMLPVPLKKGDRITFEPGGKHLMAMDVSPDLKPGGTTEAAVIVSGGKKQTFPVEIRAAGDER; this is translated from the coding sequence ATGCCGGGCAAGCTGTTTGCAGTCGCGCTGATGGGCGCTGCGCTGACCCTTTCGGGATGCGGCGAGAGCCCGGAACAACCCGCCGCCACTGATGCCGTTGGCATCCCCGGCATGAAGATTTCGAACGCCCGCATGGTGCTGGCGCCGGTGGCGGGCAATCCGGCGGCGGTGTATTTCGACCTCGCCTATGACGGGGATCGTCAGGTCGCGCTCAACCGCGCGGAAGTCACCGGCGCAAACAGCGCGGCGTTCCATGACTACGCCGAGTTCGAAGACATTCGGCAGATGCAGGAGATGCTGCCGGTGCCGCTCAAGAAGGGCGACCGGATCACTTTCGAGCCCGGCGGCAAGCACCTGATGGCGATGGATGTGTCACCCGACCTCAAGCCAGGCGGCACGACCGAGGCGGCGGTGATCGTTTCCGGTGGCAAGAAGCAGACATTCCCGGTGGAGATCCGCGCAGCCGGGGATGAGCGCTGA
- a CDS encoding vgr related protein, producing the protein MTDGEVDLARSVFGSAIDYARVTIRRRKFFPFQPRHTTMAPRGHLHFHPRGTGYCDDFGRAGRVAQGLFIHEMTHVWQTQTLGEWYLVLHRHPFCRYDYSLKPGWPLERYGIEQQAQIVKHAFWLRNGVKVAGVGDATAYDLLVQFPGTV; encoded by the coding sequence TTGACGGACGGCGAGGTCGACCTTGCGCGCAGTGTCTTCGGCAGCGCCATCGATTATGCGCGCGTCACCATCCGGCGGCGCAAGTTCTTCCCTTTCCAGCCGCGTCATACGACCATGGCGCCGCGCGGTCACCTGCACTTTCACCCGCGGGGGACCGGCTACTGCGACGATTTCGGTCGCGCGGGTCGCGTGGCGCAGGGATTGTTTATCCACGAAATGACGCATGTGTGGCAAACGCAGACACTCGGCGAGTGGTACCTGGTGCTCCACCGCCACCCGTTCTGCCGCTACGACTACAGCCTCAAGCCCGGTTGGCCGCTTGAACGCTATGGCATCGAGCAGCAGGCGCAGATCGTGAAGCACGCGTTCTGGCTGCGCAACGGGGTGAAGGTGGCAGGCGTTGGCGATGCCACCGCGTATGATCTGCTGGTGCAGTTTCCGGGGACGGTCTGA
- a CDS encoding indoleamine 2,3-dioxygenase, translating to MELSDYGMSRTRGFLSHYEIDEIALPSQFDEVKDAAGNLSGLLSTGRVRHWLDQLADPTLEDWAREAAEEEVRTAMVHYSFLVQAYVWGEPLPPEHLPANLARPMVAIADRLGQAPLLPYSAYVLDNWSRLDKSGPISLENIYMVQNFLGGADENWFVMIHVAIEAEAGVLLDNAARLVTVARQGDEAGAERLLVEMDAAWERIYGHFSRMTERCDPYIYFHRVRPYIHGWANNPALAGGGLIYDGVERFERKPMPYRGQTGSQSSIVPAMDALFQVGHSDDPLRQFLDELHHYRPVPHRRFIEDIAAQSTLRAFVAGSASQSLKDAFNACLNQTARFRTRHLEYAASYINKQAGSIAGNDPDVGTGGTPFMKYLKKHRDENRAQLV from the coding sequence ATGGAGCTATCTGACTACGGCATGTCGCGGACTCGCGGCTTTCTTTCGCATTACGAGATCGACGAGATCGCCCTCCCCTCCCAATTTGACGAAGTAAAAGACGCCGCCGGCAACCTGTCCGGCCTGCTGTCCACCGGGCGCGTGCGCCACTGGCTCGACCAGCTCGCCGACCCGACGCTAGAAGACTGGGCGCGTGAAGCCGCGGAGGAAGAGGTCCGCACCGCAATGGTCCACTACAGCTTCCTGGTGCAGGCTTACGTCTGGGGCGAACCTCTCCCGCCAGAGCATCTGCCGGCCAATCTCGCCCGCCCGATGGTGGCAATCGCAGATCGCTTGGGCCAGGCGCCATTGCTGCCATATTCCGCCTACGTGCTCGACAACTGGTCGCGACTCGACAAGTCAGGGCCGATCAGCCTTGAAAACATCTACATGGTTCAGAACTTCCTTGGCGGAGCCGATGAAAACTGGTTCGTGATGATCCACGTCGCGATCGAGGCCGAAGCCGGCGTGCTGCTCGACAATGCGGCGCGGCTGGTGACGGTTGCGCGGCAGGGGGACGAGGCGGGGGCCGAACGACTGCTGGTTGAGATGGATGCCGCGTGGGAGCGGATTTATGGCCACTTCAGCCGCATGACCGAGCGTTGCGATCCCTACATCTACTTCCACCGGGTGCGCCCCTACATCCACGGGTGGGCCAACAACCCGGCGCTGGCTGGCGGCGGGTTGATCTACGACGGCGTGGAGCGGTTCGAACGCAAGCCGATGCCGTATCGCGGCCAGACCGGCAGCCAGTCGAGCATCGTCCCGGCGATGGACGCGCTGTTCCAGGTGGGTCATTCAGACGATCCGCTGCGCCAGTTCCTCGACGAATTGCACCACTACCGCCCTGTGCCGCATCGCCGCTTCATCGAAGACATCGCGGCGCAGTCCACCTTGCGCGCGTTCGTGGCGGGCTCGGCATCGCAAAGCCTCAAGGACGCATTCAACGCCTGCCTTAACCAGACGGCCCGCTTCCGCACTCGCCACCTCGAATACGCGGCGAGTTACATCAACAAACAGGCAGGTAGCATCGCCGGCAACGATCCCGATGTCGGCACCGGCGGCACGCCGTTCATGAAATACCTGAAAAAGCACCGCGACGAAAACCGCGCGCAGCTCGTGTGA
- a CDS encoding nucleotide exchange factor GrpE → MIADQDSRPEDEAVAKELDGVPADMLDEAQDATESGSDVSEALAALRNDLEAAKQETLYAKAETQNVRRRMEKDIVDARAYAATGFARDILSVYDNLVRAIDAIPAELHDDPRMKALVTGIEATQREVEKVFAQHGITRIASMGLPLDPNQHQAMLEVPSDTVEAGTVVQEMQTGWMIKDRLLRPAMVAVAKKP, encoded by the coding sequence ATGATCGCAGACCAAGATTCACGCCCCGAGGATGAAGCCGTGGCCAAGGAACTCGACGGCGTCCCAGCCGACATGCTCGACGAAGCGCAAGACGCGACGGAAAGCGGTTCCGACGTGTCAGAGGCGCTCGCGGCGTTGAGGAACGACCTCGAAGCCGCGAAGCAGGAAACGCTCTATGCCAAGGCGGAAACGCAGAATGTGCGCCGCCGCATGGAAAAGGATATCGTCGACGCTCGCGCCTATGCCGCGACCGGCTTCGCGCGGGATATTCTGTCGGTGTACGACAACCTGGTACGCGCGATCGATGCCATCCCGGCCGAACTCCACGACGATCCGCGCATGAAGGCGCTGGTCACCGGTATCGAAGCGACCCAGCGCGAAGTCGAAAAGGTGTTCGCCCAGCACGGGATCACCCGGATCGCCTCGATGGGTCTGCCGCTGGATCCCAACCAGCACCAGGCGATGCTGGAAGTGCCTAGTGACACCGTGGAAGCGGGCACCGTGGTGCAGGAAATGCAGACCGGCTGGATGATCAAGGACCGCCTGCTGCGACCGGCAATGGTGGCGGTAGCGAAGAAGCCTTGA